DNA sequence from the Strigops habroptila isolate Jane chromosome 4, bStrHab1.2.pri, whole genome shotgun sequence genome:
CTATCAAGTAGCATAGATATTATCAATTTAGAGCAATTATAAAGCCTGCTGTTACCCAGCAGTGGAACAGGTGTTTCTTCAAACCCTGACATTTAATCTAATCCTgcagatgcttttaaaatccaGCAGTGCTATTTAGTTACGCCAACTACTCCCAAAAGTAGAACATTATATTAATATCTTTCCcgattttcttttcctctctcaaaacaaaacatgtaaTCGTTCATCAAACTTACTGAAATGTTCACTGTCTGCTTCTTCCTCAGTTTTTTGGGGTCTATTTGTGCCACGACCACATCTGGGCACCGCGCTGCTTCGATCctacaaaataaaatccagtggctaaattttttcctttttgtaacaGGCGGTCACATGCGGCACACCTCTGAAAGACTGCACCTGCACAAATCTTCGGGTATGTAAAACACTGAATACAGCGGGAATTCTTACGGAAGGTTTGACTTGAGAGTGACAGGTCAAGTGCTCTCAGCTTCTACACAGGTGCTTCAGCCACTTCGGAGCTTGCCTACATCCTAGCCTGCCTGAACTGCCGCACTGCTTCCCGCAGCGAGGCCTGGGAGCAGCACCggccccagagctgcagacagCGCTGTGGGGCACCGACCCGCCGAGAGACACGCCGCGGACGCGACGCAGCCCTGGAGAAGCGGCAGCAGCCTCGCACCAAGCGGGGGGGGTTTAGCCGCGATGCCGGACGGGATCCCGCTGCGCCGGGAGCAACGGGGAAACGGCTCTTCTGGCTGCGGCTAGTGGGTTAGCGGCAGCACAGCAACGCGAAGCTCGGCCCCGGCAGCACCGCTCACAGGCAGGTGACGCCGGCCGACCCGGCCCGCGGGAGCTCGGCCCGCCCGCCACTTACTGGACGCGCTTCAGATACTCCTGTGGTGTCCTAGGAGGCACCGTGGGGTCGAAGTCCTCAGTCAAGTCACAGTCATCCACAGGCAGCAGCCGCGGCATCAGCTCTTCCACGCCCGACTCCATGGCCTCACGGACACCGCTACGAACCCAGCGCGGCGGCGAAGACTGCCTCACCGGGCGACACTGGGAGGCGGCGCGAACAGTTCTCGCGAGAACGGCGGGAGCGGGCCACAGCCTCCCCTGTTCCCCGTGGCGGCTGCGTGTGCGGTAGCGGTGGGCGCCTCTTGAGGCAGTGCGGGAAGTGGTTGTGTCGATGTGCTGCCCATTAAAACAGGCTTATGTCTGTGGTGGGTCGCTGTAAACGTGTAATAACCGTTTGCATTAGGCCCTGTGGACCTCCTGTATAATAATACTTGTCACGACaagcattatttattaattactCCAGTAATAATAACTCGAGACCTCACCTGTAGTACTGCATTTAGCTCTGGGGCCCCTAATACGAGAGGGATGTGGACGTGtttgagtgagtccagaggagggccacaaagatgatcaagagcgctggagcacctctcctgtgaagacaggctgagagagctggaattcttcagcctcgagaagagaaggctcagggagaccttagagcagcttccagtgcctaaaaggggcctataagaaagctggagaggggctttttacaaggacatgtagtggtgggacaagggggaatggctttatggctttaaactgaatgaaaggagatttagattagatattgggaaaaatatcactatgagggtggtgagacaccggAACAGGTGACCAAGAAGAGCTGtagctgcctcatccctggaagcgttcaaagccaggttggacagggctttgagcaacctggtctagtggaaggtgtccctgcctgtggcagggggattggaatgagatgatctttaaagtcccttccaacccaaaccattctatgattctacagttcCTTGAAATGCTTTGAGATTTATGATTGAAATCAGTTACATAAAAGTTTATTGCTGTAAATTTAAACAGAGATCTCAATCTGGAAGGGTCAATGCCTGAGTGTTTATTTCGTTGCTGTATAGTGGGAGTATCTACATGCCAAATCAAAAGTGAGGTAGCATTAGCACAAAGGAGGATTGCTTCTTAGTTaagataaaaagcagaaagataatGCTGTAATAATTTATGTTGTATATTATGAAATCCCTGTTACACAAAATGTCTATTTGTATATTATTTTGCCCGTTGGTTCTGCTGCATGTAAAGTCAGTTTAGTGCTATCAACAGTCTGCCTATAGATCAGAGTTGCTCTAACACTTCTGACGTAAGTTCAAAAAGAgcaatgctttttcttctgcaaggcTGTGTTTTAGCAGTTCTGAACAAACATCTACCCTAACTCCTCCTCTCcactggcttttgtttgttttaaggtGTTTCCAGAACCACCTACGTGTAACAAGGAGTTTTAATTCTGAAACCCGGATCTAACGTCCTAGATGAGGACTATGCAACTGCTGCAGTCACCACTGGAAATAAAACCTGCTTAGCTAAAACTACTGTGATACGTCTGGAAAGGGTGACCAATGGTCAGGATAAAAACTCTGGTGAGTCCAGCTGTAAAGAGTTTTCTTCCTCTACTTGAGTAATATTCGGaacttatttttcctatttgtcATGATGTCAAGAAATGTGAACAGAAAGAGAATCCACAGATATAAATACAAGTTAAATATACTCTCTATCTTTAGATTACTTTTTCTGGAACTTTCCAttgatactttaaaaattaagtaacatatttttaattattacagGGAGTCTTCCACGGATAATAGAATTGTTTCCAGCAAGTTTTACCAACAGTGTTGATGCAGTGGCTAGCAAATATGACTCagtggaagaagaggaagaaactaGGAATGAATATTGTTTCTCCTCAACTGCCTAGGCTTTATGGAAGAGtacttttccaaagaaagggTGAGTTGCCATCAGTGGACATgcactgctgagaaaaaaaccaaaacaactaacacataaactgaaaattctgcattaagaaaaatgaaatgctttaacTCTACATTCTAAGATTGGGAGATAATGAAGTGTTTTCCTATAATGAGTATACACCACGTTAGGATCCTATTTTCTATTCTATTGTTTTGCTTCTCCTCGCTTTTCTCTGTGGTTTGCACCATCCTAAGAGCTGCAAGACATAAGTTTAGAGCATTGAGTCATTGTGTAATGAAATTTAATTGTGCTAATGACTGATTAAAAATGCTTATACCTTTTATTCATAGTGAACTTTCAGAATAGtgtattttcctgttcttccttctccccttttaaatgtcagttgcctctttttctcttacagTCTACGGATTTCACCCTGCAGTTCTGACTTCAGGACGTGCCTCTTTTCAGTGtaactttctgaaaatgtttcacatAGTATTTGAGTACTTTTGAAATTACAACACTGAATTGCTTTCTGTGCATCGGTTTGAAGTTATTTTGCCATGTTGTGcattttggtggtggtgggtaCTTTTTATAAACTGAGGAGGTTACGTGTCCTTGGCAAGCTCCTGCTTAGTACTCCCGCAACTGCCAGTGAGATTTGTGGATGTGGAGATTTAATATCCCTCCCTTTAAGTTCTTCTGTTGTTTACCTGGACATGTTTTTAGACTGAAGATGACTGGCAAACATTACTGGAGATCGTAGTGGCATAGAAATTCTATCATGATTACATTTGATGTATTAGAAAAGAGGATAAGGATGTTTTATAGTTGGTGCTCATGTTTTCAGAGTCTGGTAGCCAGTATAATCTTTCTCAGTCCTCCCTCACGTCCGTGTTTGTCACACTGAGGTATCTCAGGAAAGACAGAAGTTACTGTTCCAGCCTTTTGTGGCAGGCTTATTTAAAACGACTCTGAAGTGCCCTGAAACCGAAGTGTCACCCTGACTTGGgtttggggcggggggggggggggggaaataaccACACTGACAAGAAAACGGAGCAAAACTGTACGGTTACGTGAAAGTAATTGTACGGATAGTAAATAAACGTGTTCTATTGCTAAATATTTATGAGGTAAAGCATTGTATCAGGCTAAACCCACCAGGAATAtaatttcagtatattttttccCAGGCAGTCCGAAGAGCGAGACTGGAAGAAACGATCTTTAGAGACATCTGGAAGTCGAGCGGTGAATTAAAAACGCAATCACACATGCGGACGGGAGCCGCCTCCGCGGTGAAGCGAAGGTCAGCGCGGCCGGATGCCTGACGCTGGCCCCGCTCCGCTCTCCGGGGCACAGGCCGGGAGCGGGTGGCAGGCGGACACAGCGCCGGGCCGGGGGGAACCGTGGCGCTCAGCCCGCCCCCCGCTCTCTGCCCCTTGACGTGGCGCGGGCTCTCCCATCGGCCATGTTGGCTGCGTCGGCAGCGCCAGGGCGGGTCCGTGCGTGCAGGGAGAGCGAgagaggcggcggcggcggccggtgCACGGTGAGTGGGCAGGGGAGGGGCTGAGGATGGTTGAGGGGGCAGCGGGGGGTGCGGGGAGCCGGAGCGGGCCGGCGGCGGGAGCTGGAAGAAGGCCACAGGAGGAGAGCCCTTGGTCGGCGACGTGGCGGCAGCCCCACTCCCCGTGCTGCGCGGGTAGGGAGGGCACCCTGGGCCGAAGGGTGCCCGGCCTGCTGCTGGCCCAGGAGGGAGGGGTGTGGTGGGTTCTCCGCCTCACCTTACAAGGCTTCGGGCGCTTACACCGCCCTCCGTGGCGGTGGGGGGATCCCCGTGCGGCCTGGAGCTGCTCTCGGGGCCCCTGAGGGGCTGGGGGTACCGCCGGTGCCGTGTCAGCGCTGCCCGCCGCGTCCCGCGCCCGCCGTGTCCGTTTCGGTGAAGCCTCGCTGGGCCGGTGCGAGCAGCCGCCGAGAGCTCCTCGGCAGGGGCTGCCGGCACCCAGGTAGGGCCGGCGGGGCACGGCCTCAGCGCGGCCGCCGCTCCCGCGGGTGTAAAGTGCGGCTCAGTTCGGCTGCGGCTGCCCTGTCCTGGAGCTCCTTCCGGGAGCTGGCGGCGGTGCCTAGCGATATCAGTAAAGCTACATAGAAATCGCGTATAGGCAGGCGCTGCTGTTTTTGAAtatgggttttttaatttaggTGGGGTATTACGTACACTGATTGTTTGAAAAAGTCTTCAGTGAACAAACCTGGGAGAGCAGGTTTGGAGGGTGGCTGTGTTTGAGTAGCGAAAATGAAATTCTCATGTTGCGACTTCGTCAACTTGCAGTTGCTTTAGATAACTATTAAGTTATTCTCCTTGTATATTGAAGAATTTCTCCTTGGATCTGAAATAGTTTTGTAtctgaaatgctgattttggcatgaaaaattaattgaagGTTTATTattaatctgttttattttgccagATTGTGAGTGCATAATAAACTGAAAGAATAGGTTTGTTGTAAGAAAAGTGCACAGTGAGCTGTATTGATTTAGTGGCATTTAAATACATGGTCCTATGAAGTAATCTGATCCATCTGTGCTGCAACTCTTAAAATGCTGTagagagaaatgttttaattttgtttgtgcttGCAAGGATATTAGTTGATATTATTTTGGTGATCTTCTGTACTGGAACACATTTACATGTAGTGTGTAAATGTTTAATGGTGCCGAAATGAAGGAGGGGCTTCAGATTATGAGCTGTTTGCAGTTGCTTCTAGAGGCATTTCAAAATAGTGcaatttcaaaataatgcatttcaaaCCCGTTTATTCAGCTACAGGTTAGCTTTCCGAATAGTGTGTCAAACACATTTGGTGTATGTGGTGGTTAGGAAGACCTAACTGTACTCTTGCATCTAGTCAGagtaattacagaaataatgttATTTGCCTGAGAATCAAGCCTTCACAGTTGAGTATAGTCAGCCTGTGACATTGTGCAATTCAGGTGTGTCTTCTTTCTGTGACACAGAGTGAGGTTGCCATGGTGCAGGGACATGAGGTAAATTCAGCCTCAGCAATAGGAGTGAGGCAGCAAGCCAGGATGGACCAACTGCTGGTCTTGTCGGGATGTCCTCTTccacagcaaagctgaagcGGTGACACCCCAACATGGGAGCTGTTGCTGTTCTGCTGTTCTGAAAATcacttctctgtgtttttttgAGGTGGGCAATATGTTTTGTGGCAGTCAGGTGTATGAAGTTTGGTATGTAGCCTGTCAGGAGGGTTTGCTCTTTTGGTCCAGTGTAATACATCTCCACACCTGTCCCAGAAAATGTGCCTGTGCAGTTGTAGCAGTGGTGCTGAAACTGAATGGAACTTGTCAGACTGTTTCACATTTagtgaataataaaatatgtgAGCATTATTGACtcttggaaaggaagaaaagagtggAAGAAAAGGTGGAGGAAAATTTATGAGCAGGTTCTGCCTTCTGAACAGGAAATACACACCTTACTAGAAAGCAACAGTATTTAACTCAATAAATCCAACAAATCTTTTATATGTGCACTTTATTAGTCACTGCACACTGGTGTTTGTACATGGCCTTCTGAGGAGCAGTAGCTGAGTGGTAAAAATAGCGCCCACATAAAACCATTTCAAACATAGCTGGAGTGAAAAGTGGAGAAGAGACTTCAAAGTCCAGTACAAGAAGTGGGAGTTCATGTTGCAGTGTATGGAGGTGGAGTTGGTGGACTCTGTAGCAGATGCCTATGGAATACCTGAAATAGCCTTTAAGTTGtagtttcctcttttcttctcagGAAGAGAATGTGGATATAGTGCACAGGTGATAGCACCCGTGGAAGACTTTGAGAAGGATACTCTGTTAAGTTTGCCGGTTAGTCTATGTTCTATAGGAAAAATTTTTAGGCTGCTTTTTATACCTATCATCACATGCTGACAGTTGATTATTTCCTAATGATATTAACTGTGGAATGTGGAGCTTCTCTTTGGTTTATGGATGTTACtaatctgttttcttaaaagtcAGCATTAGAATAAAATCATTAAgttaaaatgtgatttaaaagaaCTTGAAAAATTTTTAACAGTCATAAAAATTAAAGCTCCCATGACATTATAATTTTAGTAAAGAGAGCTAGGTCTTCATAAGTGGAGTTTTCCAGGAGTCTGCGTTAGCAGGGGGACTCCTTGCAGGACTGAGAAGGTGAGTGTGCTTGTGAGAATTCCTGATTTAAATCCCAATTCAGGAGGATTCCAGTGTTTCTAAAAGCTGTTCATTAACTTAGTAGAATCTAGATTGAGAGCTAGGAGTATTTTTTCAGGCTACCTTCCAGGTGGTTCATGTAGGCTTTTACAGTGTATTCTTGTTAGACAGTGGGAGTTTAGCTGTCCTAGTCACTGGAAAAACCTGTGCT
Encoded proteins:
- the LOC115606384 gene encoding formin-like protein 18, with amino-acid sequence MRPPTIELKFTILGTNLRLSNSSASYSKARVLGNTGSSEKLNRVSFSKSSTGAITCALYPHSLPEKKRGNYNLKAISAALYTRGSGGRAEAVPRRPYLGAGSPCRGALGGCSHRPSEASPKRTRRARDAAGSADTAPAVPPAPQGPREQLQAARGSPHRHGGRCKRPKPCKLPPPARSGSPHPPLPPQPSSAPPLPTHRAPAAAAASLALPARTDPPWRCRRSQHGRWESPRHVKGQRAGGGLSATVPPGPALCPPATRSRPVPRRAERGQRQASGRADLRFTAEAAPVRMCDCVFNSPLDFQMSLKIVSSSLALRTAWEKIY